One Hordeum vulgare subsp. vulgare chromosome 4H, MorexV3_pseudomolecules_assembly, whole genome shotgun sequence DNA window includes the following coding sequences:
- the LOC123447318 gene encoding UDP-arabinopyranose mutase 3-like, translating into MWAGWCTKVITDHLSLGIKTGMPYIWHSKASNPFVNLKKEYNGIFSLEELIPFFQSVTLSKEGTTVQKCYLELAKQVKVKLGKVDGYFNKLADAMVTWIEAWDELNPPKGAITTTNGPALKSK; encoded by the exons ATGTGGGCTGGATGGTGCACCAAG GTGATTACTGATCATTTGAGCCTGGGTATTAAGACTGGTATGCCCTACATCTGGCACAGCAAAGCAAGCAACCCGTTTGTGAACCTAAAGAAGGAATACAACGGCATCTTCTCGCTGGAGGAGCTGATCCCCTTCTTCCAGTCTGTGACCCTCTCAAAGGAGGGCACCACTGTCCAGAAGTGTTACCTTGAGCTGGCCAAGCAAGTGAAGGTGAAGCTCGGCAAGGTGGATGGCTACTTCAACAAGCTTGCTGATGCCATGGTCACATGGATCGAGGCCTGGGACGAGCTTAACCCACCAAAGGGTGCAATCACCACCACAAACGGCCCTGCTCTGAAGAGCAAGTGA